The Blastocatellia bacterium genome includes a window with the following:
- a CDS encoding SDR family NAD(P)-dependent oxidoreductase, which translates to MITLDGRVAIVTGASQGIGRECARALAMAGANVSLLARNREKLEAVADEIRQMGRQALVAPTDVTDAEQIKAAVSRTLETFGHIDILVNNAGITRDALVLRMKREDWDDVIATNLTSVLLCTQAVLPYMLRARYGRIINMTSVMGQMGGPGVANYAAAKAGIIGFTKSLAKEVASRNI; encoded by the coding sequence ATGATCACTCTCGATGGTCGCGTGGCGATTGTCACGGGAGCCTCGCAGGGCATCGGGCGGGAGTGCGCGCGGGCGCTGGCGATGGCGGGAGCCAATGTCTCCCTGCTGGCGCGAAACCGGGAGAAACTCGAAGCGGTCGCCGATGAGATTCGACAGATGGGGCGTCAGGCCCTCGTCGCCCCGACCGATGTCACAGACGCCGAACAGATCAAGGCGGCGGTGAGTCGAACGCTGGAGACCTTCGGCCACATTGATATTCTGGTGAACAACGCCGGCATCACCCGCGATGCCCTGGTCCTGCGAATGAAGCGAGAGGATTGGGACGATGTGATTGCGACGAACCTGACGAGCGTCTTGCTGTGTACCCAGGCGGTGCTGCCTTACATGCTTCGGGCGCGCTACGGACGGATCATCAACATGACCTCGGTGATGGGACAGATGGGCGGTCCCGGCGTAGCCAACTATGCGGCGGCGAAAGCGGGCATCATCGGCTTCACCAAGTCGCTGGCCAAGGAGGTGGCGTCGCGCAACATCA
- the fabD gene encoding ACP S-malonyltransferase, with product MGKIAFIFPGQGSQQPGMGKLMAEAYASAADVFARADEVLGLPLSRLCFEGPAEELTLTVNTQPALLAVSVACHRVLEEAGLKPDFVAGHSLGEYSALVAARALSLEDAVRTVRNRGRYMQEAVEVGVGAMAAILGAPRDVVEEACREVCRDHPDWVCSPANFNSPQQIVIAGHAEAVQRAAERLRERGARRVVMLSVSAPFHCALMKPAEERLADDLRRLPLRDLQIPLVTNVDAEIITSGERARDALIRQVSRPVRWEDSIRRLVAEGVTTFVEVGPGRVLTGLVKNIDRTVETLSVEDPASLRETLARLGQ from the coding sequence ATGGGCAAGATCGCCTTCATTTTTCCCGGTCAAGGGTCTCAGCAACCGGGGATGGGGAAATTGATGGCTGAAGCTTACGCGAGTGCGGCGGATGTCTTCGCCCGTGCTGATGAGGTCCTGGGGCTGCCGCTCAGCCGACTCTGTTTTGAAGGCCCCGCCGAGGAGCTGACGCTCACGGTGAACACGCAACCGGCGCTGCTGGCCGTGTCGGTGGCCTGTCATCGAGTCCTGGAGGAAGCCGGGCTGAAGCCGGATTTCGTCGCCGGGCACAGCCTCGGCGAATATTCGGCGTTGGTCGCCGCGCGAGCCCTCTCGCTGGAGGACGCCGTGAGGACTGTTCGGAATCGCGGTCGCTACATGCAGGAAGCGGTGGAAGTCGGCGTGGGAGCGATGGCGGCCATCCTCGGTGCTCCGCGAGACGTCGTCGAGGAAGCCTGTCGAGAAGTCTGCCGTGACCATCCGGACTGGGTGTGTTCCCCGGCCAATTTCAATTCGCCGCAGCAGATCGTCATCGCCGGTCATGCGGAAGCCGTGCAGCGGGCGGCCGAGCGTCTGCGCGAGCGGGGAGCACGACGGGTTGTTATGTTATCGGTCAGTGCCCCTTTTCACTGCGCCCTCATGAAACCCGCCGAAGAGAGATTGGCCGATGATCTCCGTCGTCTTCCTCTCCGGGATTTGCAGATCCCTCTGGTCACGAATGTTGATGCGGAGATCATCACTTCTGGCGAGCGGGCGCGTGATGCGCTGATACGTCAGGTCTCCCGGCCCGTTCGCTGGGAGGACTCCATTCGTCGGCTGGTAGCCGAAGGAGTCACCACGTTTGTCGAAGTGGGTCCCGGTCGGGTTCTCACCGGCCTGGTCAAAAACATTGATCGGACGGTTGAAACGCTGTCGGTCGAGGATCCGGCGAGTTTGCGGGAAACGCTCGCGAGGTTAGGGCAATGA
- a CDS encoding beta-ketoacyl-ACP synthase III produces MGKVNVGITGTGHALPSGVITNPDLEQMVDTSDEWISTRTGIRQRRKAGPEEFTSTIACQAARQAMAMAGVEATDIDLIICATVCPDMALPSTACLIQAMLGAKRAAAFDMAAACSGFIYGLALAEGAIATGRAQTVLLIGAELLTRYVDYTDRATCVLFGDGAGAAILQPVDDRRGILGVRIQSDGEYADYLYIPGGGTRFPASPETVANRLHYIKMRGNELFKVAVRSMEEISRRVLDDLRMSPSDIDLLIPHQANQRITDAVADRLGIPAAKVYSNIDRVGNTSSASIPIALDECVRSGRIKGGDVIMMTSFGAGVTYGAAVLRW; encoded by the coding sequence ATGGGGAAAGTGAACGTCGGCATCACGGGAACAGGCCACGCTTTACCTTCCGGGGTGATCACCAATCCGGACCTGGAACAGATGGTTGATACAAGCGATGAGTGGATCTCGACGCGCACCGGCATTCGCCAGCGTCGCAAGGCGGGCCCGGAAGAGTTCACCTCGACAATTGCCTGCCAGGCCGCCCGTCAGGCGATGGCGATGGCGGGTGTTGAGGCTACCGACATTGATCTGATCATCTGTGCGACGGTTTGCCCCGATATGGCGTTGCCCTCGACGGCCTGCTTGATTCAGGCGATGCTGGGAGCCAAGAGGGCCGCCGCTTTCGATATGGCGGCAGCTTGTTCGGGATTTATTTACGGCCTCGCGCTGGCTGAGGGAGCCATCGCGACAGGTCGAGCACAAACCGTGCTTCTCATCGGCGCGGAACTGCTGACCCGCTACGTGGACTATACGGACCGCGCCACCTGCGTCCTCTTCGGGGATGGGGCGGGGGCGGCGATCCTTCAACCGGTGGATGACCGTCGAGGAATTCTCGGCGTGAGGATTCAAAGTGACGGAGAGTATGCCGATTACCTCTACATTCCCGGCGGGGGCACGCGATTCCCGGCATCACCGGAGACGGTGGCCAATCGTCTTCATTACATCAAGATGAGGGGGAACGAGCTGTTCAAAGTTGCCGTGCGGAGCATGGAGGAGATTTCCCGTCGCGTTCTCGATGATCTGCGCATGTCGCCCAGTGATATTGATCTTCTCATCCCGCATCAGGCCAATCAGCGGATCACCGATGCGGTGGCCGATCGCCTGGGAATCCCGGCGGCCAAGGTCTATTCGAACATTGATCGAGTGGGGAACACGTCGTCGGCTTCGATCCCGATCGCGCTGGACGAATGCGTCCGGTCGGGTCGGATTAAGGGCGGGGACGTGATCATGATGACGAGCTTTGGTGCCGGTGTGACCTACGGAGCGGCAGTCCTTCGCTGGTGA